In one window of Pseudobythopirellula maris DNA:
- the mdoH gene encoding glucans biosynthesis glucosyltransferase MdoH, which yields MHPDHFNQREDTSWRGALTALVAAIIGATAAAIVWRAATPFGATLADYVLAGLMFVLTSWIALWCTLATVGFVRLVLRGPEPTIEPPGADERIARTAVLMPIYNETVAEVIARVEAMRQSLARMGRGGDFDFFLLSDSTNPRRWLEEESLWLRMDRSAALPSVYYRHRRENSRRKVGNLHDFCVRWGKLYDYMLVLDADSLVEGAVMVELARRMDRDPALGILQTPPLPLGDGSILARGQQFVSRLCGPVLAEGLSWICGDGGNYWGHNAIIRTRAFMRHCGLSDLPGAKPLGGEVLSHDFVEAALMGRAGYKVRLATDLTASYETTPSTLPEYAQRDQRWCQGNLQHSRLVVSRGIPLSNRFHFATGVMAYGSSPLWLAFLLVSPLALMATEAAASAWLGLGLFGFVMAMLLLPRFYGIVLACNDTATIRGYGGEERLVASAAFEFLTSVLVAPVMMMLHTLFVVTTLRGETVEWASQDRSAEGVSWRQAWSLHKWHTMAGVLTAAASIYLSTTLAVWLAPIWLGLVLSAPMCVAISSRRLGLRARRWGLLAVPEESEPPAVVAAYERIVKSIEARGSSVDLLGFLSNAQTLEQHCRNLHETEQQAACDSVVAERLERLVASGRLEEATPLEERSALCDPDLLWRLHRKVWAARLKASQAASPILASHFDATSSPLPTHL from the coding sequence ATGCACCCCGATCATTTCAATCAGCGCGAAGACACCTCGTGGCGTGGCGCTCTCACCGCGCTTGTGGCGGCGATCATCGGCGCCACAGCCGCGGCGATCGTGTGGCGCGCCGCCACGCCTTTTGGCGCCACGCTGGCCGACTACGTGCTCGCGGGGCTGATGTTCGTGCTGACCTCTTGGATCGCGCTGTGGTGCACGCTCGCCACGGTCGGATTCGTGCGGCTCGTGCTGCGTGGCCCCGAACCCACGATCGAGCCGCCCGGGGCCGATGAGCGGATCGCACGCACCGCGGTGCTGATGCCGATCTACAACGAGACCGTGGCCGAGGTGATTGCGCGTGTCGAGGCGATGCGGCAATCGCTCGCGCGCATGGGCCGCGGCGGCGACTTCGATTTCTTCCTGCTGAGTGACTCGACCAACCCGCGTCGCTGGCTCGAGGAGGAGAGCCTGTGGCTGCGGATGGACCGCAGCGCCGCGCTGCCGAGCGTTTACTACCGCCACCGCCGCGAGAATAGTCGCCGCAAGGTCGGCAACCTGCACGATTTCTGCGTCCGCTGGGGCAAGCTCTACGACTACATGCTCGTGCTCGACGCCGACAGCCTCGTCGAGGGCGCGGTGATGGTCGAGCTCGCTCGCCGCATGGACCGCGACCCGGCGCTCGGCATCCTGCAAACACCGCCGCTGCCGTTGGGCGATGGCTCGATCCTCGCCCGCGGCCAGCAGTTCGTTAGCCGCTTGTGCGGCCCGGTGCTGGCCGAGGGCTTGTCGTGGATCTGCGGCGACGGAGGCAACTACTGGGGCCACAACGCCATCATCCGCACACGCGCGTTCATGCGCCACTGCGGGCTATCCGACCTGCCGGGCGCCAAGCCGCTCGGCGGCGAGGTGCTCAGCCACGACTTTGTCGAGGCTGCCCTGATGGGCCGCGCCGGCTACAAGGTGCGCCTCGCGACCGATTTGACGGCGAGCTATGAAACCACCCCCTCCACGCTCCCGGAGTACGCCCAACGCGACCAACGATGGTGCCAGGGCAACCTGCAGCACAGCCGCCTGGTGGTGAGTCGAGGCATCCCGCTCAGCAACCGCTTCCATTTCGCCACGGGCGTCATGGCGTACGGCTCCTCGCCGCTGTGGCTCGCGTTCTTGCTCGTCAGCCCGCTGGCGTTGATGGCGACCGAAGCGGCCGCTAGCGCCTGGCTCGGCCTGGGGCTGTTCGGCTTTGTCATGGCGATGCTGCTGCTGCCGCGATTCTACGGGATCGTGCTCGCCTGCAACGACACCGCCACGATCCGCGGCTACGGCGGCGAGGAGCGGCTCGTGGCGAGCGCGGCGTTCGAGTTCCTCACCTCGGTGCTGGTCGCCCCGGTGATGATGATGCTGCACACGCTCTTTGTCGTCACGACGCTCCGCGGCGAGACGGTGGAGTGGGCTTCGCAAGACCGCTCGGCCGAGGGGGTAAGCTGGCGTCAGGCTTGGTCGTTGCACAAGTGGCACACCATGGCGGGCGTGCTGACGGCGGCGGCCTCGATCTACCTGTCGACGACGCTCGCCGTGTGGCTCGCCCCGATCTGGCTCGGCCTCGTGCTCTCGGCCCCGATGTGCGTGGCGATCAGCTCGCGTCGGCTCGGACTGCGGGCGCGTCGCTGGGGCCTGCTGGCCGTGCCGGAAGAGTCCGAGCCTCCGGCGGTCGTCGCCGCCTACGAGCGCATCGTCAAGTCGATCGAGGCTCGCGGTTCGTCGGTCGACTTGCTCGGCTTCCTGAGCAACGCTCAAACGCTCGAGCAGCATTGCCGCAACCTCCACGAGACCGAGCAGCAGGCGGCTTGCGACTCGGTCGTAGCGGAACGACTTGAGCGGCTGGTGGCGAGCGGTCGTTTAGAAGAGGCCACGCCACTCGAAGAACGCAGTGCGCTCTGCGATCCCGACCTCCTGTGGCGACTGCACCGCAAGGTCTGGGCCGCGAGGCTCAAGGCCTCGCAAGCCGCTAGCCCCATCCTCGCATCGCACTTCGATGCCACAAGCAGCCCGCTGCCGACGCATCTGTGA